One stretch of Glycine soja cultivar W05 chromosome 7, ASM419377v2, whole genome shotgun sequence DNA includes these proteins:
- the LOC114420182 gene encoding U3 small nucleolar RNA-associated protein 6 homolog — MADVVQYRLERMVDELDDLEQRGLFSRREIAEIVKQRRKFEYRLKRPSPLKEDFLAYVEYETQLDALRRLRKKSVARELMKQGNKKLKKSKSDFAGLLRIMDIYELALKRYKGDIDLWFRYLEFCRLRKNGRMKKALANVIRFHPKVPGIWIYAAAWEFDHNLNVAAARALMQEGLRVCPTSEDLWVEYLRMELTYLNKLKARKVALGEDQGTLTRDPRSSDEKHWRDENSELFMPLGERGDGDGDDDRANVGSDESEKKQELFEERGMNIFQTVYGGAVEAVPSSLSLRKRFFEILEGTNLSHYEDMCKEILNDMKRDFSTQPEFWDWLARHECDLENDLEISEEGIIPQVEKAVQVYEEALENVPSGTMFCLYANFLTDIVAHKEGETNINGSSGHAANYISHLLLIYERAESMGCITEDLACKHVSLHLQLRQLDEARKLAAKLCSGKLAESVELWGLRITIEIRCTTKSSSPSDADLQSLFELLQQILMKVSVSKSENLWLKALKFYANQRQYFDKLVEISVVTLVRDGGSENGFSLSFAIVSFIFQKDGIQKTRDIYKRFLALPRPGLALYRHCIDLETNLASIGDKDGLINARKLYESALATYDQNVSLWQDYYRMETKMGTSEKANAIYWRARKVLKDASEFVTATDM; from the exons ATGGCGGACGTGGTGCAGTACCGTTTGGAGCGCATGGTGGACGAGCTCGACGACCTCGAGCAGCGCGGCCTCTTCAGCCGGCGCGAGATCGCGGAGATCGTGAAGCAGCGGCGAAAGTTCGAGTACCGGCTGAAGCGTCCGAGTCCTCTGAAGGAGGATTTCTTGGCCTACGTCGAGTACGAGACTCAGCTCGACGCTCTCCGCAGGCTCCGCAAGAAGTCCGTGGCGCGCGAATTGATGAAGCAAGGCAATAAGAAGCTCAAGAAGTCTAAGTCCGATTTCGCTGGATTGCTCAGGATTATGGACATTTACGAGCTCGCTTTGAAGCGCTATAAAGGCGACATCGACCTCTGGTTTCGCTACCTCGAGTTTTGTAGGCTCAGAAAAAATGGCAGGATGAAGAAG GCCTTGGCGAATGTTATTAGATTTCATCCAAAGGTTCCGGGAATTTGGATTTATGCTGCGGCTTGGGAATTTGATCATAACTTGAATGTTGCGGCTGCTCGTGCTTTGATGCAGGAAGGTCTCAGAGTTTGTCCAACTTCCGAAGACCTTTGGGTCGAGTATCTTCGGATGGAACTTACTTACCTTAATAAGTTGAAGGCACGCAAGGTTGCTTTAGGTGAGGATCAGGGAACTCTCACCCGTGATCCTAGGAGTTCTGATGAAAAACATTGGAGGGATGAAAACAGTGAGCTGTTTATGCCTCTTGGTGAAAGAGGGGatggtgatggtgatgatgatagAGCAAATGTTGGAAGTGATGAGTCGGAAAAGAAGCAGGAGCTGTTTGAAGAACGTGGTATGAATATTTTTCAAACTGTCTATGGCGGAGCAGTTGAAGCTGTCCCCTCGAGTCTCAGTCTTAGGAAGCGgttttttgaaatattggaGGGTACAAACTTGTCGCATTATGAAGATATGTGCAAGGAGATATTGAATGACATGAAGAGGGATTTTTCAACACAACCGGAATTTTGGGACTGGCTCGCAAGGCATGAATGTGATCTTGAAAATGATCTGGAGATAAGTGAGGAGGGCATTATTCCTCAGGTGGAAAAGGCAGTTCAG GTTTATGAGGAGGCTTTGGAAAATGTGCCATCAGGAACTATGTTTTGTTTGTATGCAAATTTTCTAACGGATATTGTAGCTCATAAAGAAGGAGAAACCAATATAAATGGATCATCAGGTCATGCTGCAAACTATATATCACATCTCCTGTTAATATACGAAAGGGCTGAAAGCATGGGGTGCATTACTGAAGATCTTGCTTGCAAGCATGTGTCCTTACATTTGCAATTGAGACAGCTGGATGAGGCCCGGAAACTGGCAGCAAAACTTTGCAGTGGAAAACTTGCAGAATCGGTAGAGTTATGGGGATTAAGGATTACTATAGAAATTAGATGCACCACAAAAAGTTCTTCACCAAGTGACGCAGATTTGCAATCCCTTTTTGAACTCCTTCAACAAATTTTGATGAAAGTGTCTGTTTCAAAATCAGAGAACTTGTGGCTAAAG GCTCTTAAATTCTATGCAAATCAAAGacaatattttgataaattagtgGAGATTTCTGTTGTTACCTTGGTCAGAGATGGTGGCAGTGAAAATGgattttccctttcttttgctattgtaagttttatatttcaaaaggaTGGAATTCAGAAGACCAGAGATATCTATAAACG ATTTCTAGCTTTACCGCGTCCTGGCCTTGCTTTATATAGACATTGCATTGACCTGGAAACAAACCTTGCATCAATAGGAGATAAAGATGGTCTTATAAATGCCAGGAAATTATATGAATCTGCACTCGCAACTTATGACCAAAATGTCAGCTTGTGGCAAGATTACTATCGCATGGAGACCAAG ATGGGAACATCAGAAAAGGCTAATGCTATCTATTGGCGTGCAAGGAAAGTACTCAAAGATGCTAGTGAATTTGTCACTGCCACAGATATGTGA